The DNA region CGCCCGACGCAGGCTGGTGCCAGTGCCACTCCTCCTCTTCACGCGTGAGCACAAAGACGTGGTTGGGTGTCAAATCCACCAGCCACACCTCCGGCACTCCCAAAGTGTGGTAATCCCGTAACTTCGCGTTTAACTGCTCGACCGTGTCGTTGGGCGAAAGCACCTCTATCACCAGGTCTGGTGCAGCCTCAACGCGGGAGAGCGTTCGCAAAGCGTCTCGTTCCCCAATCTTCTCGTAGAGAATGTACAACACATCGGGCTGCCTGACACGGAGGGGTTCCTTGCTGACCACCACATCCACCGGTGCAGTCATCACGGCTCCCCGTTCGCGCACCGTCGCTTCGGCGTTCAGCAGCCAGCACAACCTGGCCACTATCTGCTGATGAACAGGCGTCGCTCCAGGCAAAGGTATCACCTCTCCGTCCACAATCTCGGCGTGTTCGCCTTTGGGAGGCATCTGCACGTAATCCTCCCACTGCAACCGCTTCGTTTTCCGCTGCTGCTCCAATACCTGCGGCAGTGCCATCTTCACCACCTCCACCAAGAGTATAGCACAAGCACCGTGTGCCCGTCACGACATCTTTGAATGAGGTATAATCGATGCGGTACTTATGGACGTTGCACGCCTGCAAGAGGTGCGATTATCCATCCGCGCGCTACCCGGCGTGCGTGTCTTCGTTCATCTGCTCTCGCCGCAATCGCTTCGCACCGAGTTCACCGATGTTTCGGGCAACCTGCTTCCGCTGCTGGTTGCCTTCCGTTTGGATGAAGCACAGGGGCTGACGTGTGTGCTGGTTGCCGATGAGCAGCGGGCGCAGACGCTGGCTTCAGACCTTGCAGCGATGGGTGTGCCCGAAGAGCAGGTGGTGGTGTTGCCTTCCATGCTGGGCGAGCTGTTCGAGGATACCCCGCCCGACCTGCACCTGATTGGCAGCCGTATCGAGTCGCTGTGGAAGGTGGCGACGGGGCAGGCGCGAGTGCTGATTGCCACCGCGCAGAGCCTGCTGGAACCCACCTTGCCTCCTGGCGCCCTGCGCGAAGCGGCTTTCACCCTGCGCAAAAGCGACACCGTCGACATGGATTGGCTGATGCGACAACTGGTGGTGCTGGGCTACGAGCGCGAAGAGATGGTGGCGCAGCGCGGGCAGTTCAGCCGACGCGGGGGCATTCTGGACATCTTTCCCGTTCACGCCGACGAGCCAGTGCGACTGGAGTTTTTTGGCGACGAGATAGACCGCCTGCAACCCTTCGACCCCGATTCACAACGTGCAAGCGGTCACCTGAACGAATGCGTGATGACACCTGCGCGTGAGGTCATCTGGGGCGAGGCGGACGTGGAGGGAGCGGTGAGGAAATTGCAGCACCTTCTGGAGGAGACGCTGCACGACCTCATTCAGGAGGGCAACGAACGCGCCCCCGATGCCCTGCGCCAGCGTATCGAGGACGACCTGCTGCGCCTGCAAAATCGCGTGGCCTTTGAAAGGCTGGAACACTACATCGCACTGCTGCACCCAGTCGTCGATGCCCTGCAGTATCTGCCGCCAGATTGCCTGCTGGTGGTGGAAGAGCCGTTGCAAGCGCAAACCATCTACCACCAGTCCAGCCGCGACGCGCTCGATGTGCTGACGCACCGTGTCAAGCGTGGCGAGATGCTACCGCTGGAGAAGCTGTGGCAGACCGCGCCGATGGCGGTTCCGCAGCCGGACGGGTTCCCCACTGTGCTGAGGCACATCCTGCAGAACCGACAATGGCTTGCCGTCAGCAGCATTCCATCCCCGCGCGAGCTGCTGCCAAAGGGCAAAGAGGAGGAACTGA from Bacillota bacterium includes:
- a CDS encoding Uma2 family endonuclease — translated: MALPQVLEQQRKTKRLQWEDYVQMPPKGEHAEIVDGEVIPLPGATPVHQQIVARLCWLLNAEATVRERGAVMTAPVDVVVSKEPLRVRQPDVLYILYEKIGERDALRTLSRVEAAPDLVIEVLSPNDTVEQLNAKLRDYHTLGVPEVWLVDLTPNHVFVLTREEEEWHWHQPASGEETIPSQQLPQLQITARAVFEG